The Corynebacterium poyangense genome includes a window with the following:
- the hisB gene encoding imidazoleglycerol-phosphate dehydratase HisB: MTSPTNTTERIGQATRATSESAISVELNLDGSGKVDIKTGLPFFDHMLTAFGVHGNFDLKIHADGDIDVDAHHTVEDTAIVLGQALLEALGDKSGIRRFGSQQLPMDESLAEAIVDISGRPYCVMRGEPDEMRTAIIGGHYATVINQHFFETLALNSRITLHVLCHYGRDPHHITEAEYKAVARALSQAVQRDEKVTGIPSTKGSL, translated from the coding sequence ATGACTTCTCCCACAAACACCACTGAGCGGATCGGACAAGCCACCCGAGCTACCAGTGAATCCGCTATCAGCGTCGAACTTAATCTTGACGGTTCCGGCAAAGTAGACATCAAAACCGGTTTACCCTTTTTCGATCACATGCTTACTGCTTTCGGGGTACACGGGAATTTTGATTTAAAGATCCATGCCGACGGTGACATTGACGTTGATGCCCACCACACTGTGGAAGACACCGCTATTGTGCTAGGGCAGGCCTTGCTGGAAGCGCTGGGAGATAAGTCTGGTATTCGGCGCTTTGGGTCCCAACAATTACCCATGGATGAAAGCCTGGCGGAAGCAATTGTTGATATTTCCGGGCGCCCCTATTGCGTGATGCGTGGGGAACCGGATGAGATGAGAACCGCTATTATTGGCGGGCATTATGCGACCGTCATCAACCAGCACTTCTTCGAAACCTTAGCTCTGAATTCACGCATTACCTTGCATGTATTGTGCCATTATGGCCGGGACCCGCACCACATTACTGAGGCGGAGTACAAAGCAGTGGCTAGGGCGCTGTCCCAAGCTGTACAGCGTGATGAGAAAGTAACTGGAATCCCTTCCACGAAGGGGTCACTATAA
- the hisF gene encoding imidazole glycerol phosphate synthase subunit HisF → MAVAVRVIPCLDVDDGRVVKGVNFENLRDAGDPVELAKRYDKEGADELTFLDVTASRHGRGTMLEVVRRTAEQVFIPLTVGGGVRTEADVDQLLRAGADKVSVNTAAIARPELLGELSRRFGAQCVVLSVDARRVPDGAEPQPSGFEVTTHGGTRSAGIDAIEWARRGQELGVGEILLNSMDGDGTKTGFDVELIDKVAAAVDVPIIASGGAGHAEHFVPAVAAGADAVLAASIFHFGEVAISEVKQALSKGGYEVRT, encoded by the coding sequence ATGGCTGTGGCAGTTCGTGTCATACCGTGTCTCGATGTCGATGATGGTCGTGTTGTCAAAGGGGTTAATTTTGAAAATCTCCGAGACGCCGGTGACCCGGTGGAATTAGCCAAACGCTACGACAAAGAGGGAGCTGATGAACTTACCTTTTTAGACGTTACTGCTTCGCGACACGGCCGAGGCACGATGTTGGAGGTAGTTCGACGCACAGCCGAGCAAGTATTTATCCCCCTGACTGTGGGTGGAGGTGTGCGTACCGAAGCAGACGTTGACCAACTTCTTCGCGCAGGCGCAGACAAAGTTTCCGTCAATACAGCAGCAATTGCTCGGCCCGAACTTCTCGGTGAGCTTTCCCGGCGGTTCGGTGCCCAATGCGTGGTGTTAAGCGTTGATGCCCGACGTGTTCCAGACGGAGCCGAACCCCAGCCTTCAGGCTTTGAGGTAACCACTCATGGTGGCACCCGAAGTGCTGGGATAGACGCCATTGAGTGGGCTCGCCGTGGTCAGGAACTTGGGGTGGGGGAGATCCTCCTTAACTCTATGGATGGGGACGGCACAAAGACAGGATTTGATGTCGAACTCATTGATAAAGTTGCCGCGGCGGTGGATGTTCCTATTATTGCTTCGGGTGGGGCTGGACATGCAGAGCATTTTGTTCCGGCGGTAGCAGCTGGAGCTGATGCAGTGCTGGCGGCCAGTATTTTCCACTTTGGGGAAGTAGCAATTTCTGAGGTAAAACAGGCACTGAGTAAGGGTGGATATGAGGTGCGCACGTGA
- a CDS encoding type II toxin-antitoxin system YafQ family toxin — protein sequence MLELRTTSKFRKDYKRIKKRGYDLALLEAVLEKLLNQEPLETKYKDHALTGSYAGFRECHIQPDWLLSMRSKKTSSFLLLPARVRTQIYSTRKPKSHSETGGFLLCLRSPTWAVILEWHSWHKA from the coding sequence ATGTTAGAGCTTCGCACGACTTCCAAGTTTCGCAAGGACTACAAGCGCATCAAGAAACGCGGCTATGATTTGGCTTTGCTTGAAGCGGTTCTGGAAAAGCTTCTCAACCAAGAACCCTTAGAAACAAAGTATAAAGACCATGCCCTAACCGGTTCTTACGCAGGGTTTAGAGAATGTCATATCCAGCCTGACTGGCTTTTATCTATGCGATCGAAAAAGACCAGCTCGTTCTTGTTGCTGCCGGCACGGGTACGCACGCAGATCTATTCAACACGTAAGCCAAAAAGTCACTCGGAAACGGGTGGCTTTTTGTTATGCCTGCGATCACCCACCTGGGCGGTAATTCTCGAATGGCACTCGTGGCATAAGGCCTGA
- a CDS encoding MFS transporter: MAPRALTPEKINQINSVWQSPGFIATLIAVAAAFGSYALLLPVIPLAVVDAGESESLAGSATGVFMAATVLTQILTPTMLRAMGYNPVMVGSAFMLGFPALGHLLGLDPWNVLGFSALRGVGFGALTVAQSALIAELVPLRWLGKASGLLGVAVGLSQMLFLPIGLSVSRNFGFHVVYLLAAAVALISALMCLSIPRLRPTPPTTPSQYQHMDEQEVPPPATWKLITVPALAVTSLSMTFGAVSSFLPIAVNQVDPVSGSIIGGLMLSILGASMMVFRFLSGMVADRRGMPGLTMIPSQLASLLGTLLIAAVLAWNWPLWLLVLAAVLFGGAFGMVQNEALLSMFFRLPRSRVSDASTLWNISYDAGTGIGSVLLGVVAASLSYSGAYTLGAAIIALGLVITIADHVVGRHRITEHSNMRARLRQVPVARKAVYGVRKARRVATRPVEVTKLLVRRPPRPGWKNRGAVTPPNQDEG; this comes from the coding sequence GTGGCGCCACGGGCTCTGACACCGGAGAAGATCAATCAGATCAACAGCGTATGGCAGAGTCCTGGTTTTATTGCCACGCTGATAGCGGTGGCTGCCGCTTTCGGTAGCTACGCTTTGCTTCTTCCCGTTATTCCCCTGGCTGTGGTGGATGCCGGGGAATCAGAGTCTCTTGCTGGTTCGGCTACGGGAGTATTTATGGCAGCGACTGTGTTGACCCAGATACTCACCCCCACCATGCTGCGCGCTATGGGGTATAACCCGGTGATGGTGGGGTCTGCTTTTATGCTCGGTTTTCCAGCCCTAGGTCACCTCTTGGGACTTGACCCCTGGAACGTCTTAGGTTTTTCAGCCCTCCGTGGTGTTGGCTTCGGAGCTTTGACTGTGGCCCAATCAGCATTGATCGCGGAACTTGTTCCGCTGCGATGGCTAGGAAAAGCCTCCGGCCTACTCGGCGTGGCAGTGGGCTTGTCTCAAATGCTCTTTCTCCCCATCGGTTTAAGCGTCAGCCGAAACTTTGGTTTCCACGTCGTCTACCTGCTCGCAGCAGCAGTGGCCTTGATTTCGGCTCTCATGTGTCTGTCCATCCCCCGGCTTCGCCCCACCCCACCAACTACACCCTCGCAATATCAACATATGGATGAACAGGAGGTTCCTCCACCAGCCACCTGGAAACTGATCACGGTTCCTGCCCTGGCAGTAACCTCCCTCTCAATGACATTCGGGGCAGTATCGTCTTTTCTCCCCATCGCGGTAAACCAAGTGGATCCGGTGTCCGGCTCCATCATCGGCGGGCTCATGCTCTCCATCCTCGGGGCGTCGATGATGGTTTTTCGTTTCCTTTCCGGCATGGTTGCAGATCGTCGCGGAATGCCCGGATTAACCATGATTCCCTCCCAGCTGGCTTCTTTGCTCGGGACGTTATTGATAGCAGCCGTCCTCGCCTGGAACTGGCCCTTATGGCTCCTGGTTTTAGCAGCAGTGTTATTTGGCGGCGCCTTCGGTATGGTGCAAAACGAGGCGCTGCTTTCTATGTTCTTCCGGTTGCCGCGATCACGAGTTTCCGATGCCTCGACCTTGTGGAACATCTCTTATGATGCCGGTACCGGCATTGGTTCCGTCCTCCTTGGGGTGGTGGCGGCCTCGTTGAGCTATAGCGGGGCTTACACCCTAGGAGCAGCGATTATTGCCTTGGGGCTTGTCATCACCATCGCGGACCATGTTGTTGGTAGGCACCGTATTACGGAGCATTCAAATATGCGGGCCCGGCTGCGCCAGGTGCCGGTAGCGCGCAAAGCCGTCTATGGGGTCCGGAAAGCTCGACGGGTAGCAACGCGCCCAGTAGAGGTGACCAAGTTATTAGTCCGACGCCCACCTCGGCCCGGCTGGAAGAATCGTGGCGCGGTGACTCCGCCGAACCAGGATGAGGGCTAA
- a CDS encoding inositol monophosphatase family protein: protein MDLSQLLSQAEEICTEAEHIFLDGLGADPTTFKAPGDFATDVDVHIEELLRTRLNQLTGIPVFGEEQGGSLNHQAVWVVDPVDGTSNYAAGNPLCAILMSLIIDQKPVIGITSLPTLGRRLSAYRGSPLLINGSPFRPESRPSTLVGQVGFSSVSSPAASKFPSMVRQGLLSELADTYLRPRITGSVGVDLAFSAQGIFGGAVSFSPHIWDNAAGVVLNRAIGGYVTDTSGQPWTIHSDSCVVGSPQAHSAIMATMSRNLPT, encoded by the coding sequence ATGGATCTGTCACAGTTGCTTTCTCAGGCGGAGGAAATCTGTACCGAGGCAGAACATATTTTCCTTGATGGGTTAGGGGCAGATCCCACTACCTTTAAGGCGCCCGGGGATTTTGCTACCGACGTTGACGTTCATATTGAAGAACTCCTCCGCACCCGGCTGAATCAACTCACCGGAATCCCGGTTTTCGGAGAAGAACAAGGCGGCAGCCTCAACCATCAAGCGGTCTGGGTAGTTGATCCGGTTGATGGAACCTCTAACTATGCTGCTGGCAACCCCTTATGCGCTATTTTGATGAGTCTTATTATCGACCAAAAACCGGTCATTGGTATCACATCTCTGCCCACTCTTGGGCGACGCCTGAGCGCCTACCGCGGCAGTCCGCTCCTCATCAACGGCTCACCTTTCCGCCCGGAGTCTCGCCCTTCCACCCTAGTTGGGCAGGTGGGATTTTCTTCAGTATCGTCCCCCGCCGCCTCAAAATTCCCCTCCATGGTTCGCCAGGGTCTCCTTTCAGAATTAGCGGATACCTACTTGCGCCCTCGAATCACCGGATCAGTGGGGGTAGACCTAGCTTTTAGCGCTCAAGGAATCTTCGGCGGTGCGGTATCCTTTTCACCCCATATTTGGGATAACGCTGCGGGCGTCGTGCTTAATCGCGCTATTGGAGGATACGTCACTGACACCAGCGGACAACCCTGGACTATTCACTCCGATAGCTGTGTAGTGGGGTCCCCTCAAGCTCACTCCGCCATCATGGCTACCATGAGTAGAAACCTACCCACCTAA
- the priA gene encoding bifunctional 1-(5-phosphoribosyl)-5-((5-phosphoribosylamino)methylideneamino)imidazole-4-carboxamide isomerase/phosphoribosylanthranilate isomerase PriA, producing MSFTLLPAVDVVRGQAVRLDQGEAGTEKVYGSPMEAAQEWQDQGAAWLHFVDLDAAFNRGSNHELMAEITRNLDIKVELTGGIRDDQSLERALATGAARVNIGTAALEKPEWIARVLKEYGDQVAVDLALRQENGEWRARGNGWVSDGGDVWEVLERLDAAGCRRFVVTDVSRDGTLTGPNIDLLREVSAATDAQVTASGGISTLEDVREVSRYHDEGIDSVIIGKALYEHKFTLAEALAAVETQTRPHTQG from the coding sequence ATGAGCTTTACTCTTCTTCCTGCGGTGGATGTTGTACGTGGCCAAGCGGTTCGCCTTGATCAGGGGGAGGCTGGGACCGAAAAGGTTTATGGTTCTCCCATGGAAGCTGCCCAGGAGTGGCAAGACCAAGGTGCTGCGTGGCTGCATTTCGTCGATTTGGATGCTGCGTTTAACCGTGGTTCTAACCATGAGCTCATGGCAGAAATCACTCGTAACCTGGATATTAAGGTGGAATTGACCGGAGGAATCCGGGATGATCAGTCTCTGGAACGGGCCTTGGCAACAGGTGCCGCCCGAGTAAATATCGGTACCGCGGCATTAGAAAAACCAGAGTGGATTGCCCGGGTTCTGAAGGAATACGGGGATCAAGTGGCCGTGGATTTAGCTCTTCGCCAAGAAAACGGAGAGTGGCGTGCCAGGGGCAATGGTTGGGTATCTGATGGGGGAGATGTGTGGGAAGTATTAGAGCGGTTAGATGCTGCCGGCTGCCGCCGTTTCGTTGTTACTGATGTGTCACGAGACGGCACACTGACCGGCCCTAATATTGACTTGCTGAGGGAAGTTTCCGCAGCAACTGATGCCCAGGTAACAGCCTCTGGTGGGATCTCCACCCTGGAAGATGTCCGTGAGGTTTCTCGCTACCACGATGAGGGGATTGATTCCGTCATTATTGGTAAAGCTCTCTATGAGCATAAGTTCACCCTGGCAGAAGCCTTAGCCGCCGTTGAGACTCAGACGCGTCCCCACACCCAGGGCTAG
- a CDS encoding site-specific DNA-methyltransferase: MNTTKDMQLISISELVPYVNNARTHSPEQVLKLRASLREFGFVSPVIIDKDKNILVGHGRVQAAKEEGITEVPCVIADYLTEAQKKAYILADNRLALDAGWDEELLRIEIEALQGADFDLSLMGFDDAELSALFDLGTEATDDGFDESEELEKPAITRNGDVWQIGKHKVICADSTLPETYQTLLGDIKVNLVCTDAPYFVNLESASGKIRNDDLDDKQAYEFLLKVFTCFKQAMAKDASIYEFYATSKSRIFLDAFEDAGFKLGAGHIWRKERAPLMRTDWKFKIKLFTKSPINAVKRRKVAAYARVHRL; this comes from the coding sequence ATGAACACGACCAAAGACATGCAGCTGATCTCTATTTCCGAGCTAGTTCCGTATGTGAATAATGCCCGCACGCATTCGCCGGAGCAGGTTTTGAAACTGCGTGCCTCGCTTCGAGAGTTCGGCTTTGTCTCGCCGGTCATCATCGACAAGGACAAAAACATCCTCGTTGGTCACGGACGTGTACAAGCCGCCAAAGAAGAAGGTATCACTGAGGTGCCCTGCGTGATCGCTGACTATCTCACCGAGGCGCAAAAGAAAGCCTACATTCTTGCAGATAACCGCCTTGCCCTTGATGCGGGCTGGGACGAAGAACTGCTGCGCATTGAGATCGAAGCCCTACAAGGCGCAGACTTTGACCTGTCGCTTATGGGCTTTGATGATGCCGAGCTTTCTGCTTTATTCGACCTTGGTACAGAAGCCACGGATGATGGTTTCGATGAGAGCGAGGAGCTTGAAAAGCCTGCCATTACCAGAAACGGTGATGTGTGGCAGATAGGCAAACACAAGGTCATCTGCGCAGACTCCACGCTGCCCGAGACCTACCAGACCTTACTTGGGGATATAAAGGTGAATCTGGTGTGTACTGATGCGCCCTATTTCGTCAATCTTGAGTCCGCATCGGGCAAGATCCGAAACGACGACCTTGATGACAAACAAGCCTACGAGTTCTTACTCAAGGTCTTCACCTGCTTCAAACAGGCAATGGCTAAAGATGCGTCGATTTACGAGTTTTATGCCACAAGCAAATCGCGCATCTTTTTGGATGCCTTTGAAGATGCCGGCTTCAAGCTCGGAGCAGGCCATATTTGGCGCAAAGAGCGCGCACCCTTGATGCGCACCGACTGGAAGTTCAAAATCAAGCTCTTCACCAAGTCACCCATCAACGCCGTAAAACGACGCAAGGTCGCCGCCTACGCGCGAGTCCACCGACTCTGA
- a CDS encoding MBL fold metallo-hydrolase, with translation MNLTIENAMTFVEKVAEKLGGANSIKEMTSLQMFGYGQYAYMWGGGNISASPDAPQKYMAANELQRNWNFKEDTFQMKERRNMLFPFAAEFGHAFYPLNQVLDGEIAYDILPDGTMKRVAEFLQDPLTVDGRRIRRLWSLTNPVVVLHELLNHKLTVEHIQEKTDLVELALATAAGDKLKFLVDKRSLLPEQIKWNTAQTNLGEVTFTTTFTGYMPFDDLHFPMGYSTKINFRDIVYFKVYVDGYRVNRDVKSVQAPEHIASADIPQEFLPPLSVERVDDGVWRIAGIGGTTVIEFDDHLTLFELYWNQTQAKAIIDLANTLVPGKKATDLIISHHHFDHTGGFRAAVAQGLRIYANRENEGILREMAQRETPDFEDIITPTTDRNFEFVPIDEHIRLEDSKTILDIYRVISNSHMADAVFAYLPQQQIFMDSDIATAGFDWQFWPDSYLDNLERYELQVSKVTTVHEKVLTHSEVLAYIEAGKQRIQERHVKYLGMNEYLPGFPVFRTRKDN, from the coding sequence ATGAACTTAACAATAGAAAATGCTATGACTTTTGTAGAAAAAGTAGCAGAAAAACTAGGTGGCGCAAACAGTATCAAAGAGATGACATCCTTGCAGATGTTTGGTTATGGACAGTATGCCTATATGTGGGGTGGAGGTAACATCTCCGCTTCACCAGACGCCCCACAAAAGTATATGGCGGCAAATGAATTGCAACGGAATTGGAACTTCAAAGAGGACACCTTCCAGATGAAAGAGCGGCGCAACATGCTGTTTCCCTTTGCTGCTGAGTTCGGACATGCCTTCTACCCTCTTAACCAAGTATTGGATGGCGAGATTGCCTACGATATTTTGCCCGATGGCACGATGAAACGAGTTGCTGAGTTTTTACAGGATCCACTCACAGTCGATGGAAGAAGAATCAGGCGCTTATGGTCACTTACAAACCCGGTGGTCGTCTTACATGAACTGCTAAATCATAAGCTGACAGTTGAGCATATTCAGGAAAAGACAGATTTGGTAGAATTAGCGTTGGCTACGGCCGCTGGAGATAAGCTGAAATTTTTAGTGGATAAACGTTCGCTCCTTCCTGAACAGATTAAATGGAATACCGCGCAGACCAATTTGGGAGAAGTGACATTTACGACGACGTTTACCGGCTACATGCCCTTTGATGACCTGCATTTCCCCATGGGATACAGCACCAAAATAAACTTTCGAGACATCGTATATTTTAAGGTCTATGTCGATGGCTACCGAGTAAACCGAGACGTCAAAAGCGTCCAGGCCCCAGAACATATCGCCAGCGCGGATATTCCCCAGGAGTTTTTGCCGCCTTTGAGCGTTGAACGGGTTGACGACGGCGTATGGCGAATTGCGGGAATAGGAGGTACAACGGTCATTGAGTTTGACGACCATCTCACTCTCTTTGAACTATATTGGAATCAGACCCAGGCAAAAGCCATCATCGATTTGGCCAATACGCTCGTCCCAGGGAAGAAAGCAACCGACCTTATCATTTCTCATCATCATTTTGACCACACAGGCGGATTTAGGGCAGCGGTGGCCCAAGGGCTTCGTATCTATGCGAATCGTGAAAACGAAGGTATCCTGCGCGAGATGGCGCAACGCGAGACACCGGATTTTGAAGATATCATTACGCCCACCACAGACCGTAACTTTGAGTTTGTCCCGATTGACGAGCACATAAGGCTTGAGGATTCCAAAACGATCCTAGATATTTACCGTGTGATTTCAAATAGCCATATGGCGGATGCTGTTTTTGCCTACCTTCCACAGCAGCAGATTTTTATGGACAGCGATATCGCAACTGCAGGATTCGATTGGCAGTTCTGGCCAGATAGCTATCTGGATAATCTGGAGCGGTACGAGTTGCAAGTGAGTAAGGTCACCACCGTACACGAAAAGGTGCTGACGCATAGCGAAGTGCTGGCCTATATCGAAGCAGGAAAACAGCGAATACAGGAACGGCATGTCAAGTATTTGGGTATGAACGAGTACCTGCCAGGATTTCCTGTGTTTAGAACCCGGAAAGATAACTAA
- a CDS encoding type II toxin-antitoxin system RelB/DinJ family antitoxin: protein MAKTANINLRIEPQVKRDAEAVFESFGISVTDAINIFLHQSIMEQGFPFAIQRPRYNAETEAALQEARDILSGKIPAKSYGSARELFADLDLEAE, encoded by the coding sequence ATGGCTAAAACAGCAAATATCAATCTCAGGATCGAACCTCAGGTCAAACGGGATGCTGAAGCAGTTTTTGAAAGCTTTGGAATCTCTGTTACCGATGCGATCAACATCTTTTTGCATCAGTCCATCATGGAGCAGGGCTTTCCGTTTGCGATTCAGCGTCCCCGATACAACGCAGAGACCGAAGCAGCTCTGCAAGAAGCGCGCGATATTCTCTCCGGAAAGATTCCGGCTAAGTCCTATGGTTCGGCCAGAGAGCTCTTCGCTGACTTGGATCTGGAAGCTGAATAA
- the hisH gene encoding imidazole glycerol phosphate synthase subunit HisH, with amino-acid sequence MSSTVALLDYGSGNLRSAHRALEKVGAQVTLTADPHTVLNADGLLVPGVGAFEACMNGLKRVHGPRMIGERLAGDRPVFGICVGMQVLFERGVEHGSTAAGCGEWPGVVERLAAKTLPHMGWNTVEHPENSELFQGLSPGERFYFVHSYGVRKWDFPTDGPTTPPLVSWADHESDRFIAAIENGPLWATQFHPEKSGDAGLALLENWVRTL; translated from the coding sequence ATGAGCTCCACCGTTGCCCTCCTCGATTATGGATCTGGGAATTTAAGATCTGCCCACCGCGCCTTGGAAAAGGTCGGAGCACAGGTCACGTTGACTGCTGATCCGCACACTGTTCTTAACGCTGATGGGCTATTAGTACCCGGGGTGGGAGCTTTTGAGGCTTGCATGAATGGGCTCAAACGAGTACACGGGCCCCGAATGATTGGTGAACGCCTAGCTGGAGATCGCCCGGTTTTCGGCATCTGCGTAGGGATGCAAGTACTTTTTGAACGAGGAGTAGAACACGGCTCCACCGCCGCAGGTTGCGGCGAATGGCCGGGTGTGGTGGAACGTCTAGCGGCTAAGACTTTGCCCCACATGGGATGGAATACCGTTGAGCATCCAGAAAATTCGGAGCTGTTTCAAGGGTTGTCTCCCGGTGAAAGATTTTATTTCGTGCACTCCTATGGGGTTCGGAAGTGGGATTTTCCGACCGATGGGCCTACCACACCACCCTTGGTGAGCTGGGCTGATCATGAATCAGATCGGTTTATTGCGGCCATTGAAAACGGGCCCTTGTGGGCTACCCAGTTTCACCCTGAAAAGTCTGGGGACGCAGGTTTAGCCCTGCTAGAAAACTGGGTGCGAACACTTTAA
- a CDS encoding HNH endonuclease — protein sequence MCELCLEQGRYTKATEVHHKVPLSWGGSHDEANHQALCHECHSRITAQVGDRRHNKKPPVSE from the coding sequence ATGTGTGAGCTCTGTCTGGAGCAAGGCAGATATACGAAAGCTACCGAGGTGCACCACAAGGTGCCACTCTCGTGGGGTGGCAGCCACGATGAAGCAAACCATCAGGCCTTATGCCACGAGTGCCATTCGAGAATTACCGCCCAGGTGGGTGATCGCAGGCATAACAAAAAGCCACCCGTTTCCGAGTGA
- a CDS encoding MerR family transcriptional regulator, which translates to MEIEERDYLTIGEFGSLRNVDSKALRYYERVGALIPAYIDPHTQYRYYTVSQLVDLDTILLCLEMGIPLKGTSKYRGKDGVLAVKKLFEDGKRITQDKIEKYKTTLMRLQYALDCISNNDRYKDRHDYYVRRINRRYILKKPLEDPKDFASFSKQSLALFTQAKERGFDSGYTFPIGILLERGLQSSINASIFLEVLNPPTDDERIFVLKEKEYYCYQESQTALFYSHNVYESILAEQEDADLVVITNMTLDTYRHDIFPIEVQIST; encoded by the coding sequence ATGGAAATCGAAGAACGAGATTATCTGACGATTGGCGAATTTGGGTCTTTGCGTAATGTCGACAGTAAAGCACTTCGGTACTACGAACGGGTGGGGGCACTGATACCTGCGTATATTGATCCGCATACCCAGTACCGCTACTACACGGTGAGCCAGCTAGTTGATCTGGACACGATTTTGCTGTGCCTAGAAATGGGTATTCCGCTCAAAGGAACATCCAAATACCGAGGTAAAGATGGGGTATTAGCTGTCAAAAAACTCTTTGAGGATGGGAAACGGATTACGCAAGACAAAATTGAAAAATACAAAACGACTCTGATGCGACTTCAATATGCTCTTGATTGCATTAGCAACAATGACAGGTACAAAGATCGACATGACTATTACGTTCGGCGCATCAACCGACGATATATTCTTAAAAAACCGTTGGAGGATCCAAAGGATTTCGCCAGTTTTTCAAAACAATCGCTTGCCCTCTTTACGCAGGCAAAAGAACGGGGCTTTGACTCAGGATACACTTTCCCAATCGGCATTTTGCTCGAGCGAGGGCTCCAATCATCAATTAATGCCAGTATTTTCTTGGAGGTACTCAATCCGCCAACCGATGATGAGCGGATTTTTGTCCTGAAGGAAAAGGAATACTACTGCTATCAAGAATCTCAGACCGCATTATTCTATTCTCATAACGTATACGAAAGCATATTGGCAGAACAAGAAGACGCCGATTTGGTAGTCATCACCAATATGACACTAGATACTTATAGGCATGACATCTTCCCCATCGAGGTACAGATTTCGACCTAA
- a CDS encoding terminase, which yields MAQDGTHRGGRRTRAGTKPKPLIDKIAEGKPAEVLDPTLPDVTLLVGSDIGEGADLEGADMPEPSEYLSAKQKDGTPLGADELYRETWAWLHGRGCSHLVSPRLIEAYAQNFARYIQCENAISHFGLLGKHPATGGVVTSPFVTMSQSFQKQANVLWYEIFDIVKQNSIVSYDGSTPADDLMERLLQTKK from the coding sequence ATGGCACAAGACGGAACACACCGTGGCGGCAGGCGCACCCGTGCCGGAACAAAGCCAAAACCCTTAATCGATAAGATCGCCGAAGGTAAACCCGCTGAAGTGCTTGATCCCACCTTGCCCGATGTGACCCTCCTTGTGGGTTCTGACATTGGCGAGGGTGCGGATTTAGAGGGTGCAGATATGCCTGAGCCTTCTGAGTATTTGTCGGCGAAGCAGAAAGACGGCACACCGCTTGGTGCCGATGAGCTCTACCGAGAAACATGGGCTTGGCTGCATGGGCGAGGTTGTTCGCATCTGGTATCTCCTCGGCTGATTGAGGCGTATGCACAAAACTTCGCCCGCTATATCCAGTGTGAAAACGCCATCTCGCACTTTGGCTTGCTCGGAAAACACCCCGCTACGGGCGGGGTGGTGACCAGTCCGTTTGTGACGATGAGTCAAAGCTTTCAAAAACAAGCCAACGTGCTGTGGTACGAGATTTTCGACATCGTCAAACAAAACTCCATCGTCTCTTACGACGGTTCAACACCAGCCGATGACTTGATGGAACGGCTTTTGCAAACCAAGAAATGA
- the hisI gene encoding phosphoribosyl-AMP cyclohydrolase — MSSDNPADYDLDPQFQERVKFNEAGLVPAIVQSADQESEVLMMAWMDCHALAFTLATRRGTYWSRSRGEYWIKGLTSGHTQEVTEVRLDCDGDTVLVKVHQQGAACHTGTRTCFDGDQLL; from the coding sequence GTGAGTTCAGATAACCCAGCTGACTATGATTTAGACCCCCAGTTTCAGGAACGCGTGAAATTTAATGAGGCTGGACTTGTGCCAGCTATTGTGCAATCAGCCGATCAAGAATCTGAAGTGCTGATGATGGCGTGGATGGATTGTCATGCCTTGGCGTTTACTCTGGCTACTCGACGGGGAACCTATTGGTCCAGGTCTCGCGGAGAATACTGGATTAAAGGGTTGACCTCCGGGCATACCCAAGAGGTGACTGAGGTACGGCTGGATTGTGACGGGGATACCGTCTTGGTCAAGGTGCATCAACAAGGCGCAGCGTGTCACACGGGGACGCGGACATGTTTCGATGGTGACCAGCTACTGTGA